The following proteins are encoded in a genomic region of Oncorhynchus kisutch isolate 150728-3 linkage group LG4, Okis_V2, whole genome shotgun sequence:
- the pde4cb gene encoding cAMP-specific 3',5'-cyclic phosphodiesterase 4D isoform X5, protein MSLPTNCVLLAPSSDRSFKVRNGNICGSPCAVNRPIDIVQKRRRFDVENGLSVGRSPLDPQVSPISGLVLQANYPHSQRRESFLYRSDSDFDLSPKAMSRNSSTASELEEGLKHWEVGWLPRHGEDMIVTPFAQVLASLRTVRSNFAYITHLQDRPNRRPSGSNPPSIPTHTKSSITDEPYQKLAMETLEELDWCLDQLETLQTRHSVSEMASNKFKRMLNRELTQLSETSRSGNQVSEFIANTFLEKQHDVEIMSGPPKEKDKKKKRPMSQIVAVKKPALCPSLTPTQIPRFGVTTLQEDLLATEFEEINRWGLDIFKIAEYSGNRPLTVVMYSIFQERELLKNFKIPADTFITFMMTLEDHYHADVAYHNNIHAADVVQSTHVLLSTPALEAVFTDLEIMAALFSSAIHDVDHPGVSNQFLINTNSELALMYNDASVLENHHLAVGFKLLQEDNCDIFQSLSKKQGQSLRKMVIDMVLATDMSKHMNFLADLKTMVETKKVTSLGVLLLDNYSDRIQVLQNMVHCADLSNPTKPLEVYRKWTDRIMVEFFTQGDRERDKGIEISPMCDKHNASIEKTQVGFIDYIVHPLWETWADLVHPDAQDILDTLEDNREWYQSMIQRSPSPTLEDRDLDGGPGALEVTPGGCCTSAGDKFQFELTLEEEEEGDSDLESPPEEETSQGGETSRKTPALSLSPEPSSRYRPPSPHPGRALSLATMSVRSPDLLRTLGPGVGVDDIGDRDRELGQEGSSVAYLRLGT, encoded by the exons CTTTGATGTGGAGAATGGGCTGTCGGTGGGGCGCAGTCCCTTGGACCCCCAGGTTAGCCCCATCTCTGGCCTGGTCCTACAGGCCAACTACCCTCACAGCCAGCGCCGCGAGTCCTTCCTATATCGCTCCGACTCAGATTTCGACCTCTCGCCCAAAGCCATGTCCCGCAACTCTTCCACGGCCAGTGAGCT GGAAGAGGGCTTGAAGCACTGGGAAGTCGGTTGGCTGCCGCG ACATGGAGAAGACATGATTGTGACACCATTTGCACAG GTGCTTGCCAGTCTCCGAACAGTCAGAAGCAATTTTGCCTACATAACTCATCTGCAAGATCGGCCCAACAGGCGGCCATCAGGCAGcaaccctccctccatacctaccCACACCAAGTCAAGCATAACAG ACGAGCCCTACCAGAAGCTGGCCATGGAGACGCTGGAGGAGCTGGACTGGTGTCTGGACCAGCTGGAGACCCTGCAGACCCGTCACTCAGTCAGTGAGATGGCTTCCAACAAG TTCAAAAGGATGTTGAACAGAGAGCTCACCCAGTTGTCAGAAACCAGCCGGTCAGGAAACCAAGTCTCAGAGTTTATCGCCAACACTTTCCTAG AAAAGCAGCATGATGTGGAGATTATGTCTGGGCCTCCTAAGGAGaaagacaagaagaagaagaggccCATGTCCCAGATCGTTGCAGTGAAGAAGCCTGCCCTCTGCCCCAGCCTCACCCCCACCCAGATCCCCCGTTTCGGGGTCACCACCCTCCAGGAGGACTTATTGGCCACG GAATTTGAGGAGATCAACAGATGGGGTCTAGATATTTTCAAGATCGCTGAATACTCGGGGAATCGACCTTTGACAGTGGTCATGTACTCCATTTTCCAG GAGCGAGAGCTGCTGAAAAACTTTAAGATCCCAGCCGACACCTTCATCACCTTCATGATGACCCTGGAGGACCACTACCATGCCGACGTGGCCTACCACAACAACATCCACGCTGCCGACGTGGTACAGTCCACCCAcgttctcctctccacccctgccCTGGAG GCTGTCTTCACTGACCTGGAGATCATGGCTGCTCTGTTTAGCAGTGCTATACACGATGTAGATCACCCCGGAGTGTCCAACCAGTTCCTCATCAACACAA ATTCTGAGCTGGCTCTGATGTACAACGACGCTTCTGTCCTGGAGAACCACCACCTGGCTGTGGGCTTCAAGCTGCTACAGGAGGACAACTGTGACATCTTCCAGAGCCTCAGCAAGAAACAGGGGCAGTCCCTCAGGAAGATGGTCATCGACATG GTGTTGGCCACTGACATGTCCAAGCATATGAACTTCCTGGCTGACCTGAAGACCATGGTGGAGACCAAGAAGGTGACCAGTCTTGGAGTGCTGCTGCTGGACAACTACTCAGACCGCATCCAG GTCCTTCAGAACATGGTTCACTGTGCTGACCTCAGTAACCCCACCAAGCCCCTGGAGGTCTACCGTAAGTGGACCGACCGCATCATGGTGGAGTTCTTCAcccagggggacagggagagggacaaggGAATTGAGATCAGCCCTATGTGTGACAAACATAATGCCTCCATCGAGAAGACCCAG GTGGGATTCATAGACTACATCGTCCACCCTCTGTGGGAGACGTGGGCTGACCTGGTCCACCCTGACGCCCAGGACATCCTGGATACCCTGGAGGACAACCGGGAGTGGTACCAAAGTATGATCCAGCGCAGCCCCTCACCCACCCTTGAGGACAGGGATCTTGACGGGGGGCCAGGAGCCCTGGAAGTCACACCGGGGGGATGCTGCACCTCCGCAGGGGACAAGTTCCAGTTTGAACTcaccctggaggaggaggaggagggtgactCAGACCTGGAGAGCCCCCCCGAGGAGGAGACGTCACAGGGGGGAGAGACCTCTAGGAAGACCCCGGCCCTGTCTCTATCCCCAGAGCCCAGCAGCAGATACcggcccccctccccccaccctggCCGGGCCCTCAGTCTGGCCACCATGTCGGTTAGGAGCCCCGACCTTCTCAGAACATTGGGCCCCGGGGTGGGCGTGGACGACATAGGCGATAGGGACAGAGAACTGGGCCAGGAAGGCAGTAGTGTAGCTTACCTACGGCTTGGCACGTAA
- the pde4cb gene encoding cAMP-specific 3',5'-cyclic phosphodiesterase 4C isoform X2, giving the protein MARPSTESRRDSLPLANPSYALRRRFSGTVLLPPLSRRHSTYAQDNRRLLHLEALYRKALAGVEATSLETINDCNFDVENGLSVGRSPLDPQVSPISGLVLQANYPHSQRRESFLYRSDSDFDLSPKAMSRNSSTASELEEGLKHWEVGWLPRHGEDMIVTPFAQVLASLRTVRSNFAYITHLQDRPNRRPSGSNPPSIPTHTKSSITDEPYQKLAMETLEELDWCLDQLETLQTRHSVSEMASNKFKRMLNRELTQLSETSRSGNQVSEFIANTFLEKQHDVEIMSGPPKEKDKKKKRPMSQIVAVKKPALCPSLTPTQIPRFGVTTLQEDLLATEFEEINRWGLDIFKIAEYSGNRPLTVVMYSIFQERELLKNFKIPADTFITFMMTLEDHYHADVAYHNNIHAADVVQSTHVLLSTPALEAVFTDLEIMAALFSSAIHDVDHPGVSNQFLINTNSELALMYNDASVLENHHLAVGFKLLQEDNCDIFQSLSKKQGQSLRKMVIDMVLATDMSKHMNFLADLKTMVETKKVTSLGVLLLDNYSDRIQVLQNMVHCADLSNPTKPLEVYRKWTDRIMVEFFTQGDRERDKGIEISPMCDKHNASIEKTQVGFIDYIVHPLWETWADLVHPDAQDILDTLEDNREWYQSMIQRSPSPTLEDRDLDGGPGALEVTPGGCCTSAGDKFQFELTLEEEEEGDSDLESPPEEETSQGGETSRKTPALSLSPEPSSRYRPPSPHPGRALSLATMSVRSPDLLRTLGPGVGVDDIGDRDRELGQEGSSVAYLRLGT; this is encoded by the exons CTTTGATGTGGAGAATGGGCTGTCGGTGGGGCGCAGTCCCTTGGACCCCCAGGTTAGCCCCATCTCTGGCCTGGTCCTACAGGCCAACTACCCTCACAGCCAGCGCCGCGAGTCCTTCCTATATCGCTCCGACTCAGATTTCGACCTCTCGCCCAAAGCCATGTCCCGCAACTCTTCCACGGCCAGTGAGCT GGAAGAGGGCTTGAAGCACTGGGAAGTCGGTTGGCTGCCGCG ACATGGAGAAGACATGATTGTGACACCATTTGCACAG GTGCTTGCCAGTCTCCGAACAGTCAGAAGCAATTTTGCCTACATAACTCATCTGCAAGATCGGCCCAACAGGCGGCCATCAGGCAGcaaccctccctccatacctaccCACACCAAGTCAAGCATAACAG ACGAGCCCTACCAGAAGCTGGCCATGGAGACGCTGGAGGAGCTGGACTGGTGTCTGGACCAGCTGGAGACCCTGCAGACCCGTCACTCAGTCAGTGAGATGGCTTCCAACAAG TTCAAAAGGATGTTGAACAGAGAGCTCACCCAGTTGTCAGAAACCAGCCGGTCAGGAAACCAAGTCTCAGAGTTTATCGCCAACACTTTCCTAG AAAAGCAGCATGATGTGGAGATTATGTCTGGGCCTCCTAAGGAGaaagacaagaagaagaagaggccCATGTCCCAGATCGTTGCAGTGAAGAAGCCTGCCCTCTGCCCCAGCCTCACCCCCACCCAGATCCCCCGTTTCGGGGTCACCACCCTCCAGGAGGACTTATTGGCCACG GAATTTGAGGAGATCAACAGATGGGGTCTAGATATTTTCAAGATCGCTGAATACTCGGGGAATCGACCTTTGACAGTGGTCATGTACTCCATTTTCCAG GAGCGAGAGCTGCTGAAAAACTTTAAGATCCCAGCCGACACCTTCATCACCTTCATGATGACCCTGGAGGACCACTACCATGCCGACGTGGCCTACCACAACAACATCCACGCTGCCGACGTGGTACAGTCCACCCAcgttctcctctccacccctgccCTGGAG GCTGTCTTCACTGACCTGGAGATCATGGCTGCTCTGTTTAGCAGTGCTATACACGATGTAGATCACCCCGGAGTGTCCAACCAGTTCCTCATCAACACAA ATTCTGAGCTGGCTCTGATGTACAACGACGCTTCTGTCCTGGAGAACCACCACCTGGCTGTGGGCTTCAAGCTGCTACAGGAGGACAACTGTGACATCTTCCAGAGCCTCAGCAAGAAACAGGGGCAGTCCCTCAGGAAGATGGTCATCGACATG GTGTTGGCCACTGACATGTCCAAGCATATGAACTTCCTGGCTGACCTGAAGACCATGGTGGAGACCAAGAAGGTGACCAGTCTTGGAGTGCTGCTGCTGGACAACTACTCAGACCGCATCCAG GTCCTTCAGAACATGGTTCACTGTGCTGACCTCAGTAACCCCACCAAGCCCCTGGAGGTCTACCGTAAGTGGACCGACCGCATCATGGTGGAGTTCTTCAcccagggggacagggagagggacaaggGAATTGAGATCAGCCCTATGTGTGACAAACATAATGCCTCCATCGAGAAGACCCAG GTGGGATTCATAGACTACATCGTCCACCCTCTGTGGGAGACGTGGGCTGACCTGGTCCACCCTGACGCCCAGGACATCCTGGATACCCTGGAGGACAACCGGGAGTGGTACCAAAGTATGATCCAGCGCAGCCCCTCACCCACCCTTGAGGACAGGGATCTTGACGGGGGGCCAGGAGCCCTGGAAGTCACACCGGGGGGATGCTGCACCTCCGCAGGGGACAAGTTCCAGTTTGAACTcaccctggaggaggaggaggagggtgactCAGACCTGGAGAGCCCCCCCGAGGAGGAGACGTCACAGGGGGGAGAGACCTCTAGGAAGACCCCGGCCCTGTCTCTATCCCCAGAGCCCAGCAGCAGATACcggcccccctccccccaccctggCCGGGCCCTCAGTCTGGCCACCATGTCGGTTAGGAGCCCCGACCTTCTCAGAACATTGGGCCCCGGGGTGGGCGTGGACGACATAGGCGATAGGGACAGAGAACTGGGCCAGGAAGGCAGTAGTGTAGCTTACCTACGGCTTGGCACGTAA
- the pde4cb gene encoding cAMP-specific 3',5'-cyclic phosphodiesterase 4D isoform X7 has protein sequence MNKDHRFPRKGSLFGCGPSSHGRRHSCLGFDVENGLSVGRSPLDPQVSPISGLVLQANYPHSQRRESFLYRSDSDFDLSPKAMSRNSSTASELEEGLKHWEVGWLPRHGEDMIVTPFAQVLASLRTVRSNFAYITHLQDRPNRRPSGSNPPSIPTHTKSSITDEPYQKLAMETLEELDWCLDQLETLQTRHSVSEMASNKFKRMLNRELTQLSETSRSGNQVSEFIANTFLEKQHDVEIMSGPPKEKDKKKKRPMSQIVAVKKPALCPSLTPTQIPRFGVTTLQEDLLATEFEEINRWGLDIFKIAEYSGNRPLTVVMYSIFQERELLKNFKIPADTFITFMMTLEDHYHADVAYHNNIHAADVVQSTHVLLSTPALEAVFTDLEIMAALFSSAIHDVDHPGVSNQFLINTNSELALMYNDASVLENHHLAVGFKLLQEDNCDIFQSLSKKQGQSLRKMVIDMVLATDMSKHMNFLADLKTMVETKKVTSLGVLLLDNYSDRIQVLQNMVHCADLSNPTKPLEVYRKWTDRIMVEFFTQGDRERDKGIEISPMCDKHNASIEKTQVGFIDYIVHPLWETWADLVHPDAQDILDTLEDNREWYQSMIQRSPSPTLEDRDLDGGPGALEVTPGGCCTSAGDKFQFELTLEEEEEGDSDLESPPEEETSQGGETSRKTPALSLSPEPSSRYRPPSPHPGRALSLATMSVRSPDLLRTLGPGVGVDDIGDRDRELGQEGSSVAYLRLGT, from the exons CTTTGATGTGGAGAATGGGCTGTCGGTGGGGCGCAGTCCCTTGGACCCCCAGGTTAGCCCCATCTCTGGCCTGGTCCTACAGGCCAACTACCCTCACAGCCAGCGCCGCGAGTCCTTCCTATATCGCTCCGACTCAGATTTCGACCTCTCGCCCAAAGCCATGTCCCGCAACTCTTCCACGGCCAGTGAGCT GGAAGAGGGCTTGAAGCACTGGGAAGTCGGTTGGCTGCCGCG ACATGGAGAAGACATGATTGTGACACCATTTGCACAG GTGCTTGCCAGTCTCCGAACAGTCAGAAGCAATTTTGCCTACATAACTCATCTGCAAGATCGGCCCAACAGGCGGCCATCAGGCAGcaaccctccctccatacctaccCACACCAAGTCAAGCATAACAG ACGAGCCCTACCAGAAGCTGGCCATGGAGACGCTGGAGGAGCTGGACTGGTGTCTGGACCAGCTGGAGACCCTGCAGACCCGTCACTCAGTCAGTGAGATGGCTTCCAACAAG TTCAAAAGGATGTTGAACAGAGAGCTCACCCAGTTGTCAGAAACCAGCCGGTCAGGAAACCAAGTCTCAGAGTTTATCGCCAACACTTTCCTAG AAAAGCAGCATGATGTGGAGATTATGTCTGGGCCTCCTAAGGAGaaagacaagaagaagaagaggccCATGTCCCAGATCGTTGCAGTGAAGAAGCCTGCCCTCTGCCCCAGCCTCACCCCCACCCAGATCCCCCGTTTCGGGGTCACCACCCTCCAGGAGGACTTATTGGCCACG GAATTTGAGGAGATCAACAGATGGGGTCTAGATATTTTCAAGATCGCTGAATACTCGGGGAATCGACCTTTGACAGTGGTCATGTACTCCATTTTCCAG GAGCGAGAGCTGCTGAAAAACTTTAAGATCCCAGCCGACACCTTCATCACCTTCATGATGACCCTGGAGGACCACTACCATGCCGACGTGGCCTACCACAACAACATCCACGCTGCCGACGTGGTACAGTCCACCCAcgttctcctctccacccctgccCTGGAG GCTGTCTTCACTGACCTGGAGATCATGGCTGCTCTGTTTAGCAGTGCTATACACGATGTAGATCACCCCGGAGTGTCCAACCAGTTCCTCATCAACACAA ATTCTGAGCTGGCTCTGATGTACAACGACGCTTCTGTCCTGGAGAACCACCACCTGGCTGTGGGCTTCAAGCTGCTACAGGAGGACAACTGTGACATCTTCCAGAGCCTCAGCAAGAAACAGGGGCAGTCCCTCAGGAAGATGGTCATCGACATG GTGTTGGCCACTGACATGTCCAAGCATATGAACTTCCTGGCTGACCTGAAGACCATGGTGGAGACCAAGAAGGTGACCAGTCTTGGAGTGCTGCTGCTGGACAACTACTCAGACCGCATCCAG GTCCTTCAGAACATGGTTCACTGTGCTGACCTCAGTAACCCCACCAAGCCCCTGGAGGTCTACCGTAAGTGGACCGACCGCATCATGGTGGAGTTCTTCAcccagggggacagggagagggacaaggGAATTGAGATCAGCCCTATGTGTGACAAACATAATGCCTCCATCGAGAAGACCCAG GTGGGATTCATAGACTACATCGTCCACCCTCTGTGGGAGACGTGGGCTGACCTGGTCCACCCTGACGCCCAGGACATCCTGGATACCCTGGAGGACAACCGGGAGTGGTACCAAAGTATGATCCAGCGCAGCCCCTCACCCACCCTTGAGGACAGGGATCTTGACGGGGGGCCAGGAGCCCTGGAAGTCACACCGGGGGGATGCTGCACCTCCGCAGGGGACAAGTTCCAGTTTGAACTcaccctggaggaggaggaggagggtgactCAGACCTGGAGAGCCCCCCCGAGGAGGAGACGTCACAGGGGGGAGAGACCTCTAGGAAGACCCCGGCCCTGTCTCTATCCCCAGAGCCCAGCAGCAGATACcggcccccctccccccaccctggCCGGGCCCTCAGTCTGGCCACCATGTCGGTTAGGAGCCCCGACCTTCTCAGAACATTGGGCCCCGGGGTGGGCGTGGACGACATAGGCGATAGGGACAGAGAACTGGGCCAGGAAGGCAGTAGTGTAGCTTACCTACGGCTTGGCACGTAA
- the pde4cb gene encoding cAMP-specific 3',5'-cyclic phosphodiesterase 4D isoform X3 — protein MLEGTTEHMECTGLSREGAGSAKAPKHLWRQPRTHIRFKQRFHSDTEPYLTRNRTMEKLRPGLKKTRMSLPSLYKRFDVENGLSVGRSPLDPQVSPISGLVLQANYPHSQRRESFLYRSDSDFDLSPKAMSRNSSTASELHGEDMIVTPFAQVLASLRTVRSNFAYITHLQDRPNRRPSGSNPPSIPTHTKSSITDEPYQKLAMETLEELDWCLDQLETLQTRHSVSEMASNKFKRMLNRELTQLSETSRSGNQVSEFIANTFLEKQHDVEIMSGPPKEKDKKKKRPMSQIVAVKKPALCPSLTPTQIPRFGVTTLQEDLLATEFEEINRWGLDIFKIAEYSGNRPLTVVMYSIFQERELLKNFKIPADTFITFMMTLEDHYHADVAYHNNIHAADVVQSTHVLLSTPALEAVFTDLEIMAALFSSAIHDVDHPGVSNQFLINTNSELALMYNDASVLENHHLAVGFKLLQEDNCDIFQSLSKKQGQSLRKMVIDMVLATDMSKHMNFLADLKTMVETKKVTSLGVLLLDNYSDRIQVLQNMVHCADLSNPTKPLEVYRKWTDRIMVEFFTQGDRERDKGIEISPMCDKHNASIEKTQVGFIDYIVHPLWETWADLVHPDAQDILDTLEDNREWYQSMIQRSPSPTLEDRDLDGGPGALEVTPGGCCTSAGDKFQFELTLEEEEEGDSDLESPPEEETSQGGETSRKTPALSLSPEPSSRYRPPSPHPGRALSLATMSVRSPDLLRTLGPGVGVDDIGDRDRELGQEGSSVAYLRLGT, from the exons CTTTGATGTGGAGAATGGGCTGTCGGTGGGGCGCAGTCCCTTGGACCCCCAGGTTAGCCCCATCTCTGGCCTGGTCCTACAGGCCAACTACCCTCACAGCCAGCGCCGCGAGTCCTTCCTATATCGCTCCGACTCAGATTTCGACCTCTCGCCCAAAGCCATGTCCCGCAACTCTTCCACGGCCAGTGAGCT ACATGGAGAAGACATGATTGTGACACCATTTGCACAG GTGCTTGCCAGTCTCCGAACAGTCAGAAGCAATTTTGCCTACATAACTCATCTGCAAGATCGGCCCAACAGGCGGCCATCAGGCAGcaaccctccctccatacctaccCACACCAAGTCAAGCATAACAG ACGAGCCCTACCAGAAGCTGGCCATGGAGACGCTGGAGGAGCTGGACTGGTGTCTGGACCAGCTGGAGACCCTGCAGACCCGTCACTCAGTCAGTGAGATGGCTTCCAACAAG TTCAAAAGGATGTTGAACAGAGAGCTCACCCAGTTGTCAGAAACCAGCCGGTCAGGAAACCAAGTCTCAGAGTTTATCGCCAACACTTTCCTAG AAAAGCAGCATGATGTGGAGATTATGTCTGGGCCTCCTAAGGAGaaagacaagaagaagaagaggccCATGTCCCAGATCGTTGCAGTGAAGAAGCCTGCCCTCTGCCCCAGCCTCACCCCCACCCAGATCCCCCGTTTCGGGGTCACCACCCTCCAGGAGGACTTATTGGCCACG GAATTTGAGGAGATCAACAGATGGGGTCTAGATATTTTCAAGATCGCTGAATACTCGGGGAATCGACCTTTGACAGTGGTCATGTACTCCATTTTCCAG GAGCGAGAGCTGCTGAAAAACTTTAAGATCCCAGCCGACACCTTCATCACCTTCATGATGACCCTGGAGGACCACTACCATGCCGACGTGGCCTACCACAACAACATCCACGCTGCCGACGTGGTACAGTCCACCCAcgttctcctctccacccctgccCTGGAG GCTGTCTTCACTGACCTGGAGATCATGGCTGCTCTGTTTAGCAGTGCTATACACGATGTAGATCACCCCGGAGTGTCCAACCAGTTCCTCATCAACACAA ATTCTGAGCTGGCTCTGATGTACAACGACGCTTCTGTCCTGGAGAACCACCACCTGGCTGTGGGCTTCAAGCTGCTACAGGAGGACAACTGTGACATCTTCCAGAGCCTCAGCAAGAAACAGGGGCAGTCCCTCAGGAAGATGGTCATCGACATG GTGTTGGCCACTGACATGTCCAAGCATATGAACTTCCTGGCTGACCTGAAGACCATGGTGGAGACCAAGAAGGTGACCAGTCTTGGAGTGCTGCTGCTGGACAACTACTCAGACCGCATCCAG GTCCTTCAGAACATGGTTCACTGTGCTGACCTCAGTAACCCCACCAAGCCCCTGGAGGTCTACCGTAAGTGGACCGACCGCATCATGGTGGAGTTCTTCAcccagggggacagggagagggacaaggGAATTGAGATCAGCCCTATGTGTGACAAACATAATGCCTCCATCGAGAAGACCCAG GTGGGATTCATAGACTACATCGTCCACCCTCTGTGGGAGACGTGGGCTGACCTGGTCCACCCTGACGCCCAGGACATCCTGGATACCCTGGAGGACAACCGGGAGTGGTACCAAAGTATGATCCAGCGCAGCCCCTCACCCACCCTTGAGGACAGGGATCTTGACGGGGGGCCAGGAGCCCTGGAAGTCACACCGGGGGGATGCTGCACCTCCGCAGGGGACAAGTTCCAGTTTGAACTcaccctggaggaggaggaggagggtgactCAGACCTGGAGAGCCCCCCCGAGGAGGAGACGTCACAGGGGGGAGAGACCTCTAGGAAGACCCCGGCCCTGTCTCTATCCCCAGAGCCCAGCAGCAGATACcggcccccctccccccaccctggCCGGGCCCTCAGTCTGGCCACCATGTCGGTTAGGAGCCCCGACCTTCTCAGAACATTGGGCCCCGGGGTGGGCGTGGACGACATAGGCGATAGGGACAGAGAACTGGGCCAGGAAGGCAGTAGTGTAGCTTACCTACGGCTTGGCACGTAA
- the pde4cb gene encoding cAMP-specific 3',5'-cyclic phosphodiesterase 4D isoform X6 — MSLPTNCVLLAPSSDRSFKVRNGNICGSPCAVNRPIDIVQKRRRFDVENGLSVGRSPLDPQVSPISGLVLQANYPHSQRRESFLYRSDSDFDLSPKAMSRNSSTASELHGEDMIVTPFAQVLASLRTVRSNFAYITHLQDRPNRRPSGSNPPSIPTHTKSSITDEPYQKLAMETLEELDWCLDQLETLQTRHSVSEMASNKFKRMLNRELTQLSETSRSGNQVSEFIANTFLEKQHDVEIMSGPPKEKDKKKKRPMSQIVAVKKPALCPSLTPTQIPRFGVTTLQEDLLATEFEEINRWGLDIFKIAEYSGNRPLTVVMYSIFQERELLKNFKIPADTFITFMMTLEDHYHADVAYHNNIHAADVVQSTHVLLSTPALEAVFTDLEIMAALFSSAIHDVDHPGVSNQFLINTNSELALMYNDASVLENHHLAVGFKLLQEDNCDIFQSLSKKQGQSLRKMVIDMVLATDMSKHMNFLADLKTMVETKKVTSLGVLLLDNYSDRIQVLQNMVHCADLSNPTKPLEVYRKWTDRIMVEFFTQGDRERDKGIEISPMCDKHNASIEKTQVGFIDYIVHPLWETWADLVHPDAQDILDTLEDNREWYQSMIQRSPSPTLEDRDLDGGPGALEVTPGGCCTSAGDKFQFELTLEEEEEGDSDLESPPEEETSQGGETSRKTPALSLSPEPSSRYRPPSPHPGRALSLATMSVRSPDLLRTLGPGVGVDDIGDRDRELGQEGSSVAYLRLGT, encoded by the exons CTTTGATGTGGAGAATGGGCTGTCGGTGGGGCGCAGTCCCTTGGACCCCCAGGTTAGCCCCATCTCTGGCCTGGTCCTACAGGCCAACTACCCTCACAGCCAGCGCCGCGAGTCCTTCCTATATCGCTCCGACTCAGATTTCGACCTCTCGCCCAAAGCCATGTCCCGCAACTCTTCCACGGCCAGTGAGCT ACATGGAGAAGACATGATTGTGACACCATTTGCACAG GTGCTTGCCAGTCTCCGAACAGTCAGAAGCAATTTTGCCTACATAACTCATCTGCAAGATCGGCCCAACAGGCGGCCATCAGGCAGcaaccctccctccatacctaccCACACCAAGTCAAGCATAACAG ACGAGCCCTACCAGAAGCTGGCCATGGAGACGCTGGAGGAGCTGGACTGGTGTCTGGACCAGCTGGAGACCCTGCAGACCCGTCACTCAGTCAGTGAGATGGCTTCCAACAAG TTCAAAAGGATGTTGAACAGAGAGCTCACCCAGTTGTCAGAAACCAGCCGGTCAGGAAACCAAGTCTCAGAGTTTATCGCCAACACTTTCCTAG AAAAGCAGCATGATGTGGAGATTATGTCTGGGCCTCCTAAGGAGaaagacaagaagaagaagaggccCATGTCCCAGATCGTTGCAGTGAAGAAGCCTGCCCTCTGCCCCAGCCTCACCCCCACCCAGATCCCCCGTTTCGGGGTCACCACCCTCCAGGAGGACTTATTGGCCACG GAATTTGAGGAGATCAACAGATGGGGTCTAGATATTTTCAAGATCGCTGAATACTCGGGGAATCGACCTTTGACAGTGGTCATGTACTCCATTTTCCAG GAGCGAGAGCTGCTGAAAAACTTTAAGATCCCAGCCGACACCTTCATCACCTTCATGATGACCCTGGAGGACCACTACCATGCCGACGTGGCCTACCACAACAACATCCACGCTGCCGACGTGGTACAGTCCACCCAcgttctcctctccacccctgccCTGGAG GCTGTCTTCACTGACCTGGAGATCATGGCTGCTCTGTTTAGCAGTGCTATACACGATGTAGATCACCCCGGAGTGTCCAACCAGTTCCTCATCAACACAA ATTCTGAGCTGGCTCTGATGTACAACGACGCTTCTGTCCTGGAGAACCACCACCTGGCTGTGGGCTTCAAGCTGCTACAGGAGGACAACTGTGACATCTTCCAGAGCCTCAGCAAGAAACAGGGGCAGTCCCTCAGGAAGATGGTCATCGACATG GTGTTGGCCACTGACATGTCCAAGCATATGAACTTCCTGGCTGACCTGAAGACCATGGTGGAGACCAAGAAGGTGACCAGTCTTGGAGTGCTGCTGCTGGACAACTACTCAGACCGCATCCAG GTCCTTCAGAACATGGTTCACTGTGCTGACCTCAGTAACCCCACCAAGCCCCTGGAGGTCTACCGTAAGTGGACCGACCGCATCATGGTGGAGTTCTTCAcccagggggacagggagagggacaaggGAATTGAGATCAGCCCTATGTGTGACAAACATAATGCCTCCATCGAGAAGACCCAG GTGGGATTCATAGACTACATCGTCCACCCTCTGTGGGAGACGTGGGCTGACCTGGTCCACCCTGACGCCCAGGACATCCTGGATACCCTGGAGGACAACCGGGAGTGGTACCAAAGTATGATCCAGCGCAGCCCCTCACCCACCCTTGAGGACAGGGATCTTGACGGGGGGCCAGGAGCCCTGGAAGTCACACCGGGGGGATGCTGCACCTCCGCAGGGGACAAGTTCCAGTTTGAACTcaccctggaggaggaggaggagggtgactCAGACCTGGAGAGCCCCCCCGAGGAGGAGACGTCACAGGGGGGAGAGACCTCTAGGAAGACCCCGGCCCTGTCTCTATCCCCAGAGCCCAGCAGCAGATACcggcccccctccccccaccctggCCGGGCCCTCAGTCTGGCCACCATGTCGGTTAGGAGCCCCGACCTTCTCAGAACATTGGGCCCCGGGGTGGGCGTGGACGACATAGGCGATAGGGACAGAGAACTGGGCCAGGAAGGCAGTAGTGTAGCTTACCTACGGCTTGGCACGTAA